The DNA sequence TGGATGGGGGAAACAATCGGTCGAGTGATATCCCGTTGTGGTGACGGTTGGAGTGAAGTAGTCGCCCACCCCCGATGTACAACCCCACGTGCCCGGGGAAGAAGCAGAGGTCCCCAGGACGCAGCTCGTCGAGTGGGACCGGAACGCCCTGTTCACGTTGTTCAGCCGTGTCACGGGGAAGCCATACATTGAAGCAGAAGTGGAACAGCCGCTGGATAAACCCAGAACAATCGAACCCGAATGGGGAACCTCCCCCCCACAGATACGGGGTTCCGACAAGGGTAAGACCCAATCGGATGAGCTCCTCCCCGGGCATCCTTTTCTCCGCCGGGACCGCTGCGGCCCGGGGAATTCGGCCGACCACACCGCTCGGCAGCGGGATCAGTAGGGAATCCGCTTCGGGACGGGCGGCAAACCGTGTGTCCAACGTGAACCTAGTGATTATCCCGTTCGTCCTCTCCTCCTGGACCGGAACGATCGGGACGGAGATCTTCCACTCATTATCCCTTTCGTTCGGGTTCCAGGACGCGATCCGATGTCCCTCTACGAAACCACGGTAACCGTCCGGGGTTTGAATCAACCGCCAGTCTCCCGCTGGCGCGAGCTCTTGCACCTCCGTCCCGAACAAGGCCTGTGATACCCGCTCGCTGCGGTGATTCGGCTCCTTCCTCAGGTCCACGATGTTGACGATTATGCGTTTCATAGTAAAAATTGGGGGATCCTTTCTTTATCGATGATATCCTCTACTGTCTCCCGCTCTCGAATAAGATATGCCTCCTCCGCGCGGACGAGAACCTCCGCGGGA is a window from the Candidatus Bipolaricaulota bacterium genome containing:
- a CDS encoding C40 family peptidase; the encoded protein is MKRIIVNIVDLRKEPNHRSERVSQALFGTEVQELAPAGDWRLIQTPDGYRGFVEGHRIASWNPNERDNEWKISVPIVPVQEERTNGIITRFTLDTRFAARPEADSLLIPLPSGVVGRIPRAAAVPAEKRMPGEELIRLGLTLVGTPYLWGGGSPFGFDCSGFIQRLFHFCFNVWLPRDTAEQREQGVPVPLDELRPGDLCFFPGHVGLYIGGGRLLHSNRHHNGISLDRLFPPSTSYARELQSKLERIRRISPDSGG